A section of the Marmota flaviventris isolate mMarFla1 chromosome 19, mMarFla1.hap1, whole genome shotgun sequence genome encodes:
- the LOC139702900 gene encoding LOW QUALITY PROTEIN: zinc finger protein 107-like (The sequence of the model RefSeq protein was modified relative to this genomic sequence to represent the inferred CDS: inserted 3 bases in 2 codons; deleted 1 base in 1 codon; substituted 2 bases at 2 genomic stop codons): protein MEAFAVSIPGKIVNQKQYHNPGGIAETSATIKDLLDAGVVILTISPTISSIWPMQKTNESWRMTVDNHKLNQMVTQIAVAVPNWLEKVLVLSEVQSRRRLQQVQAAVQAALPLGQYDLSDPVILEVSVADSDTVWSLWQAPIACYQALVEIKQLTMGHQFTMQPELPMKNWVLNDPPNHKSGCAWQHSFHQVEVHQTIHTQEKACKYKECVKAISHFSTLSEHLRWNNSDKLYKCKECDKLVYQSSLDTKHQRIHPGEQDYCCKGCDKSLKNSSNPSQYQKSDSENKSYKCKECNNTFNKIQNLTRHQTIHTGQMHYKCKECEKDFYQKSHLVDHQRIHTGEKPYICEECGRAFYXRSHLISHQRIHTGEKPYKCEECDKAFYRRSHLTYHQKIHTGKKSYKCEEWCRTFNEKTSLXHQTLNTGEKPYKCLECDRAFFQRSHLVSHQRIHTGEKPYKCEECEKAFYRRSRLVSHQRIHTGEKPYRCEQCGKAFNERILLTQHQNIHTGEKSHKCKVCEKAFYRRSHLVSHQRIHTGEKPYKCEQCGKAFYRRSHLISHQRIHTGEKPYKCEECAKAFYQRSHLVNHQRIHTGEKPYKCEKCGKAFIQKSHFVCHQRIHTGEKPYKCEXCDEAFSETKSLTQHQSIHTGEKSYKCEECGKAFIPRSHLICHQRIHTGEKPYKCEECGKAFHRRSHLVCHQRIHTGKKPYKCEQCDKAFYQRSHLVGHQVIHTGEKPYKCEQCGKAFYRRSHLISHQRIHTGKKPYKCEEGCRTFNERTLLTQHQTMHPGEKPYKCKECDKAFFQRSHLVSHQRIHTGEKPYKCEQCSKAFYRXSHLISHQIIHTGEKPYKCEQCCKAFYRKSYLICHQRIHTGEKPYKCGECDKAFNERKSLTQHQSIHTGNKPYECDKAFIQRSHLVSHQKIHTGEKPYKCEECGKAFYQRSNLCSHQRIHTGKKPYKCEECGKAFYQRSHLVYHQRIHTGEKPYKCEECGKAFYRRSHVTSHQRYHNGEKPCKCKECNKAFI from the exons ATGGAAGCTTTTGCAGTGTCTATACCTGGGAAAATAGTGAATCAAAAGCAATATCACAACCCTGGAGGGATTGCAGAGACTAGTGCCACCATCAAGGACTTACTGGATGCAGGAGTGGTGATTCTCACAATATCCCCAACTATCTCTTCTATTTGGCCTATGCAGAAGACAAATGAGTCTTGGAGAATGACGGTTGATAATCATAAGCTTAATCAGATGGTGACTCAAATTGCAGTGGCTGTACCAAAT TGGCTAGAAAAGGTTCTTGTTTTGAGTGAGGTCCAGAGCAGGAGAAGACTGCAACAGGTCCAGGCTGCTGTGCAGGCTGCTCTGCCACTTGGGCAATATGACCTGTCAGACCCAGTGATTCTTGAGGTTTCAGTGGCAGATAGCGACACTGTCTGGAGCCTTTGGCAAGCACCCATAG CCTGCTACCAGGCCTTAGTGGAAATTAAACAGTTGACCATGGGCCACCAGTTTACTATGCAACCTGAGCTGCCCATGAAGAACTGGGTGTTAAATGACCCACCAAACCATAAATCTGGATGTGCATGGCAGCACTCTTTTCATCAAGTGGAAGTG CATCAGACAATTCATACTCAAGAGAAGGCCtgcaaatataaagaatgtgtcAAAGCCATTAGCCATTTCTCAACCCTTTCTGAACATCTGAGATGGAATAACAGTGACAAactctacaaatgtaaagaatgtgacaaacTTGTTTATCAAAGCTCACTTGATActaaacaccagagaattcatccTGGAGAGCAAGACTACTGTTGTAAAGGATGTGACAAATCCTTAAAGAATTCTTcaaacccttctcaatatcaAAAGAGTGATAGTGAAAATAagtcctacaaatgtaaagaatgcaaCAATACctttaataaaatccaaaatcttACTCGTCACCAGACAATTCATACTGGACAGATGcactacaaatgtaaagaatgtgagaaagatttttatcaaaaatcacaccttgttgatcatcagagaattcatactggagaaaaaccctacatatgtgaagaatgtggcagagctttTTATTGAAGGTCACACCTTATTAgccaccagagaattcatactggagagaagccttacaaatgtgaagaatgtgacaaagcttttTATCGAAGATCACATCTTACTTACcatcagaaaattcatactggaaagaagtcctacaaatgtgaagaatggtGCAGAACGTTTAATGAAAAAACATCACT ACACCAGACTCTgaatactggagagaagccgtaTAAATGTTTAGAATGTGACAGAGCTTTTTTTCAAAGATCACACCTTGTCAgccaccagagaattcatactggagagaagccctacaaatgtgaagaatgtgaaaaagctttttatcGACGGTCACGCCTTGTTAgccaccagagaattcatactggagagaaaccctacagatgtgaacaatgtggcaaagcttttaatgaaagaatattaCTCACTCAACATCAGAatatccacactggagagaagtcacacaaatgtaaagtatgtgaaaaagctttttatcGACGGTCACACCTTGTTAgccaccagagaattcatactggagagaagccctacaaatgtgaacagtgtggcaaagctttttatCGACGATCACACCTTATTAgccaccagagaattcatacaggagaaaagccatacaaatgtgaagaatgtgccAAAGCTTTTTATCAAAGATCACACCTTGTTAACCaccagagaattcacactggagagaagccctacaaatgtgaaaaatgtggcaaagcttttattCAAAAATCACACTTTGTATGccatcagagaattcatactggagagaaaccctacaaatgtg AGTGTGATGAAGCTTTTAGTGAAACAAAATCACTTACTCAACATCAGAGTATTCATACAGGAGAGAAgtcctacaaatgtgaagaatgtggcaaagcttttattCCAagatcacaccttatttgccaccagagaatccatactggagagaagccctacaaatgtgaagaatgtggaaaagcttttcaTCGAAGATCACACCTTGTTTgtcaccagagaattcatactggaaagaagccctacaaatgtgaacaGTGTGACAAAGCTTTTTATCAAAGATCACACCTTGTTGGTCACCAGgtaattcatactggagagaagccctacaaatgtgaacaatgtggcaaagctttttatCGAAGATCACACCTTATTAgccaccagagaattcatactggaaagaagccctacaaatgtgaagaaggGTGCAGAACTTTTAATGAGAGAACATTACTCACTCAACACCAGACTATGCAtcctggagagaagccctacaaatgcaaagaatgtgacaaagcttttTTTCAAAGATCACACCTTGTTAGCCACcagaggattcatactggagagaagccctacaaatgtgaacaaTGTAGCAAAGCTTTTTATCGATGATCACACCTTATTAGCCACCAGATAATTCATACaggagaaaagccctacaaatgtgaacaatgttgcaaagctttttatcgaaaatcataccttatttgccaccagagaattcatactggagagaagccttacaagtGTGgagaatgtgacaaagcttttaatgaaagaaaatcacTTACTCAACATCAGAGTATTCATACTGGAAATAAACCATACgaatgtgacaaagctttcaTTCAAAGATCACACCTTGTTAGCcaccagaaaattcatactggagagaagccttataaatgtgaagaatgtggcaaagctttttatCAAAGATCAAACCTTTGTAgtcaccagagaattcatactggaaagaaaccctacaaatgtgaggaatgtggcaaagct ttttaTCAAAGATCACACCTTGTTTaccaccagagaattcatactggagagaagccatacaaatgtgaggaatgtggcaaagctttttatCGAAGATCACATGTTACTAGCCACCAAAGA TATCATAATGGAGAGAAACCCTGCAAATGTAAAGAATGCAACAAAGCTTTTATTTGA